From Actinomycetota bacterium, the proteins below share one genomic window:
- a CDS encoding deoxyguanosinetriphosphate triphosphohydrolase — translation MEINTSARYEAQEHERLSPRAAFADHTRGRASVLAPDPYRTEFQRDRDRIIHCKAFRRLSHKTQVFLAPEGDHYRTRLTHTLEVAQIGRSIARALRLNEDLTEAIALGHDLGHTPFGHIGEDALNATLEALAEEYPSAPRPFRHNLQSLRIVEKLEYDGKGLNLTWEVRDGIAHHTGGQRAQTLEGQVVAIADRIAYINHDIDDSIRGDILHESDLPAGPTDVLGHHHGARITTMVNDLVEHSLEGDEIRMSDEVRSAMLDLRQWLFDNVYLSEKAKSEEPKAFGVVRRLFEHYMQHPELLAEEFGASTAEELPQRVVDYVSGMTDRFALRQFESLFMPKNWMF, via the coding sequence TTGGAGATCAACACGAGTGCCCGGTACGAGGCGCAAGAGCACGAACGCCTCTCCCCGCGCGCGGCGTTTGCCGATCACACACGGGGCCGTGCGAGCGTGCTGGCTCCCGATCCGTACCGAACCGAGTTCCAGAGAGACCGGGACCGTATCATCCACTGCAAGGCGTTCCGTCGTCTGTCGCACAAGACGCAAGTCTTCCTGGCTCCCGAAGGAGACCACTATCGCACCCGTCTCACCCACACTCTCGAGGTCGCGCAGATCGGGCGCTCCATCGCGCGAGCGCTTCGCCTGAATGAAGACCTCACGGAGGCTATCGCGCTGGGGCACGACCTCGGGCACACGCCCTTTGGCCATATCGGCGAAGACGCGCTGAACGCGACGCTTGAAGCGCTGGCCGAGGAGTACCCGTCCGCGCCGCGACCGTTTCGCCACAACCTGCAATCGCTGAGGATCGTGGAGAAGCTCGAGTACGATGGGAAGGGCCTGAACCTCACCTGGGAGGTCCGCGACGGCATCGCGCACCACACCGGGGGCCAGCGAGCGCAGACTCTGGAGGGCCAAGTCGTGGCGATCGCCGATCGGATCGCCTACATCAATCACGACATCGACGACTCGATCCGAGGCGACATCCTGCACGAAAGCGATCTGCCGGCGGGGCCCACGGACGTCCTTGGCCACCATCACGGGGCACGGATCACCACAATGGTGAACGACCTTGTGGAGCACAGCCTCGAAGGTGACGAGATCCGGATGTCGGACGAGGTCCGGTCCGCGATGCTCGATCTGCGGCAATGGCTCTTCGACAACGTCTACCTGTCCGAGAAGGCCAAGTCCGAGGAGCCGAAGGCGTTCGGAGTCGTGAGGCGCCTCTTCGAGCACTACATGCAGCATCCGGAACTGCTCGCCGAGGAGTTCGGCGCATCAACCGCCGAAGAGCTGCCGCAACGTGTCGTGGACTACGTCTCGGGCATGACAGACCGGTTCGCCCTGCGCCAGTTCGAGAGCCTCTTCATGCCAAAGAACTGGATGTTCTAG